One region of Gouania willdenowi chromosome 13, fGouWil2.1, whole genome shotgun sequence genomic DNA includes:
- the med17 gene encoding mediator of RNA polymerase II transcription subunit 17, with protein MSSGPAVRVSIESSCEKQVQEVSLDGTETYVPPLSMSQNLAKLAQRIDFSQGSDSEDDGAEGEPRDREWGKQETEEEEGTLKFQPSLWPWDSVRNNLRSALTEMCVLYDVLSVVKEKKYMALDPVSQDPTAAKTPQVFQLISKKKSLATAAQLLLKGAEKLSKSVAENQENRRQRDFNSELLRLRSQWKLRKVGDKILGDLSYRSAGSLFPHHGTFEVIKNTDIDLDKKTPEDYCPLNVQIPSDLEGSAYIKVSIQKQAPDIGDLGTISLFRRPQKNKVGTQPWHVKLEAAQNVLLCKEIFAQLSREAVQIKSQIPHIVVKNQIISQPFPGLQLSISLCHSTGEKKPSRTSPDKPKPDDHLYVLEHNLHQMIREFHKQQLSSVVMPHPASAPFGHKRLRLAGPLAYDKAEICSLQQSEGLLEKIIKQAKHIFLRSRTARTIDSLASRIEDPQIQAHWSNINDVYESSVKVLITSQGYEQICKSIQLQLNIGVEQIRVVHRDGRVITLSHQEQELQDFLLSQMSQHQVHAVQQLAKVMGWHVLSFSNHVGLGPVESIGNASSVTVASPNGEYAISVRNGPESGCKVLVQFPRSQTKEVPKSDVIQDSKWNHLRGPYKEVQWNRMEGRNFVYKMELLMAALTPCP; from the exons ATGTCTAGCGGTCCAGCCGTGAGGGTCAGCATCGAGTCTTCCTGTGAGAAGCAGGTGCAGGAAGTGTCTCTGGATGGGACGGAGACATACGTGCCGCCTCTGTCCATGTCACAGAACCTCGCTAAGTTAGCTCAACGGATCGACTTCAGCCAAGGGTCGGACTCAGAGGACGATGGAGCAGAAGGAGAACCCAGAGATCGAGAGTGGGGGAAGCAGGAGacggaggaagaggaag GCACGCTGAAGTTCCAGCCGTCCCTGTGGCCGTGGGACTCTGTGCGTAACAACCTGCGCAGCGCTCTGACTGAGATGTGCGTCCTCTATGACGTGCTCAGCGTGGTCAAGGAGAAGAAGTACATGGCCCTCGACCCGGTGTCCCAGGATCCAACGGCTGCCAAG ACTCCTCAGGTTTTCCAGCTGATCAGTAAGAAGAAATCTTTAGCCACGGCAGCTCAGCTCCTCCTCAAAGGAGCCGAGAAGCTCAGCAAGTCTGTGGCGGAGAACCAGGAGAACCGGAGGCAGCGTGACTTCAACTCAGAGCTGCTGCGGCTTCGCTCGCAGTGGAAGCTTCGCAAAGTGGGCGACAAAATCCTGGGAGACCTCAGCTACCGCAGCGCAG GTTCTCTCTTCCCTCACCACGGAACCTTCGAGGTGattaaaaacactgacattGACCTGGATAAAAAGACCCCAGAGGATTACTGCCCTCTGAACGTCCAGATACCCAGTGATCTGGAAGGATCAGCGTATATCAAG GTTTCCATCCAGAAACAAGCTCCAGACATCGGTGACCTGGGAACCATCAGCCTGTTCAGAAGACCTCAGAAAAACAAAGTCG GAACGCAGCCGTGGCACGTGAAGCTGGAGGCGGCTCAGAACGTCCTGCTGTGTAAGGAGATCTTTGCTCAGCTCTCCAGGGAGGCCGTACAGATCAAATCTCAGATTCCTCACATCGTGGTGAAGAATCAGATCATCTCACAGCCTTTCCCAG GCCTGCAGCTTTCCATCTCTCTGTGTCATTCCACTGGGGAGAAGAAACCCAGCCGTACGTCTCCAGATAAACCCAAACCTGACGACCATCTTTACGTTCTGGAACATAACCTGCACCAAATGATCAGAGAG TTTCACAAGCAGCAGCTGAGCTCTGTGGTGATGCCCCACCCCGCTAGCGCCCCCTTTGGCCACAAGCGGCTACGCCTGGCGGGGCCTCTGGCCTACGATAAGGCTGAGATCTGCAGCCTGCAGCAGAGCGAGGGGCTGCTGGAGAAGATCATCAAACAGGCCAAACACATCTTCCTACGCAGCAG GACGGCTCGGACCATCGACAGCTTAGCGAGTCGTATCGAGGACCCTCAGATCCAGGCCCACTGGTCCAACATCAACGATGTCTACGAGTCCAGCGTCAAAGTCCTCATCACCTCCCAGGGATACGAGCAGATCTGCAA gtccATCCAGCTGCAGCTGAACATCGGTGTGGAACAGATCAGGGTCGTTCACAGAGACGGACGTGTCATCACGTTGTCCCATCAGGAGCAGGAGCTGCAGGACTTCCTCCTCTCACAG ATGTCTCAACATCAGGTCCATGCGGTCCAGCAGCTCGCTAAAGTCATGGGTTGGCACGTGCTGAGCTTCAGTAACCACGTGGGTCTGGGACCAGTGGAGAGCATCGGGAACGCCTCCTCAGTCACCGTGGCCTCCCCCAACGGAGAGTACGCCATCTCAG TGCGTAACGGGCCTGAGAGCGGTTGTAAAGTCCTGGTCCAGTTCCCTCGCAGTCAGACCAAAGAGGTTCCAAAGAGCGACGTGATCCAGGACTCAAAGTGGAACCACCTCAGGGGTCCGTATAAGGAGGTCCAGTGGAACCGCATGGAGGGACGCAACTTTGTTTACAAGATGGAGCTGCTGATGGCCGCCCTCACGCCCTGTCCTtaa